A single Candoia aspera isolate rCanAsp1 chromosome 7, rCanAsp1.hap2, whole genome shotgun sequence DNA region contains:
- the SLC26A3 gene encoding chloride anion exchanger isoform X2, producing MVGGAVINMVQDEPGNTNMQMNNSSLDQERVMVAASVTVLAGIFQLLLGALRIGFIVIYLSQPLISGFTTAAAIHVFVSQLKFIFQLQVEPYNKPLGLIWTLKSIFEQITNTNIADFVTALIILVIVTVVKELNDRYKAKLPIPIPIEVIVTVIAAGVSYAFDFKEKFQVDTVGNVEIGFQAPVSPDMKYFERCLGDSFSIAIVGFAVAFSVAKVYSIKHDYTIDANQELIAFGISNIFGGVFKGFAASTSLSRSGVQESTGGKTQVAGLLSAIIVMIAILAIGYLLEPLQKSVLAALVLGNLKGMLMQFKEIGVLWKKDKYDCLIWIVTFLAAFLLGLDLGLVAGLGFELLTVIFRVQFPKCTLLAKIGRSDIYRNRKDYSDIYEPEGVKIFRCPSPIFFANVDFFKDKLTAAVGFKPLRVLRKRNKALRKIKKMLLKGELQETPKGFLCTVTSMTDSDEELDNNRVEELYQPLDTKDLPIQIDWNASLPPNISVPRIDIHSIILDFSAVSFLDVSAMRIIGETLREFIRVDVEVYIVGAHDGLLEKLQQCGFFNDEIKPSIFFLTIHDAILYILVKKDIVTCSSKLKAIKENENKDHYIINTNGGLRNRELTESSETKL from the exons ATGGTAGGAGGAGCAGTTATAAATATGGTCCAAGATGAACCTGGGAACACCAACATGCAAATGAACAATTCATCATTAGACCAGGAAAGAGTTATGGTGGCAGCATCTGTAACTGTCCTTGCTGGCATCTTTCAG TTACTCCTGGGCGCCTTACGCATCGGCTTCATAGTTATCTATTTATCTCAGCCATTAATCAGTGGATTCACTACCGCTGCTGCAATACATGTTTTTGTGTCTCAACTGAAGTTTATTTTTCAACTACAAGTCGAGCCATATAATAAACCATTGGGACTCATATGG ACACTTAAAAGTATATTTGAGCAAATCACCAACACCAACATTGCGGACTTCGTCACTGCACTTATTATCTTAGTCATTGTGACTGTGGTCAAGGAACTGAATGATCGTTACAAAGCCAAGCTCCCAATACCTATTCCTATTGAAGTCATCGTG ACAGTCATAGCAGCTGGGGTATCTTATGCCTTTGATTTCAAAGAGAAATTCCAGGTAGATACTGTTGGGAACGTAGAGATTGG GTTTCAGGCTCCGGTTTCACCAGATATGAAGTACTTTGAACGTTGCTTGGGAGACAGCTTCTCCATTGCCATTGTCGGCTTTGCTGTTGCCTTTTCAGTGGCTAAAGTTTATTCCATTAAGCATGATTACACCATAGATGCCAACCAG gaaTTAATTGCCTTTGGAATAAGCAACATCTTTGGGGGGGTGTTCAAAGGATTTGCTGCAAGCACTTCGCTGTCAAGGTCTGGAGTACAAGAGAGTACAGGAGGCAAGACCCAG GTTGCTGGACTCCTGTCAGCTATTATTGTCATGATTGCTATCCTGGCCATTGGCTATCTCTTGGAACCACTGCAAAAG TCAGTCCTTGCAGCTTTGGTTCTTGGCAATTTGAAGGGGATGCTGATGCAGTTCAAAGAGATCGGAGTTTTGTGGAAAAAGGACAAGTATGACTGT cTTATCTGGATTGTGACCTTCCTGGCTGCCTTTCTACTGGGGCTGGATCTTGGTTTAGTGGCTGGACTTGGATTTGAGCTCCTGACTGTTATATTCCGGGTCCAATt TCCAAAATGCACACTTTTGGCTAAAATTGGAAGGAGTGACAtctacagaaacagaaaagacTACTCTGAT ATATATGAGCCAGAAGGAGTGAAAATTTTCAGGTGCCCATCTCCAATCTTCTTTGCTAATGTTGATTTCTTCAAGGACAAATTGACTGCCGCG GTTGGTTTTAAACCACTGAGGGTATTACGGAAACGTAACAAAGCtctaaggaaaataaagaagatgTTATTGAAAGGAGAGCTTCAGGAAACTCCA aaaggTTTTCTTTGTACCGTTACTAGTATGACAGATTCAGATGAAGAGCTGGACAACAACAGGGTTGAAGAGCTGTATCAGCCCCTAGATACCAAAGATTTGCCAATTCAGATAGACTGGAACGCAAGCCTACCTCCCAACATCAGTGTTCCAAGAATTGACATTCACAGCATCATCCTCGATTTCTCAGCAGTATCATTCCTTGATGTTTCAGCTATGAGAATCATTGGAGAG ACTTTGAGAGAATTCATCCGGGTTGATGTCGAAGTCTACATTGTAGGCGCACACG ATGGCCTTCTGGAGAAGCTACAACAATGTGGATTTTTCAATGATGAAATTAAGCCATCCATATTTTTTCTGACCATTCACGatgcaattttatatatattggTGAAGAAGGATATTGTAACCTGCTCATCAAAACTCAAAGCCATTAAG gaaaatgaaaacaaagatcACTACATAATTAACACAAATGGAGGACTGCGCAATCGGGAGCTAACG gaatcATCAGAAACAAAACTGTAG
- the CBLL1 gene encoding E3 ubiquitin-protein ligase Hakai: MDHNDNDLQGTNSSGALGGLDVRRRIPIKLISKQTNKAKPTPPRPTRNMNRVPSKAGEEEFDYNEEERYECKGADVFSNQRRFPGHLFWDFKINLLGEKDDTPVHFCDKCGLPIKMYGRMIPCKHVFCYECALLHEKKGDKMCPGCNEPVQRIEQCVRGSLFMCSIVQGCKRTYLSQRDLQAHINHRHMRAGKPVARPPLEPVHPPIAPPPAEIPERFIMPPDKHHLSHMPPKQHILMPPPPLQHVPHEHYNQPHEDIRASPAEMSMAPPPPRPVSQDTFRISTRKHSNLITVPIQDDSNSGTREPPPPAPAPAHHHPEYQAQPVVSHPHHIMPPQQHYAPPPPPPPPISHPMQHPPQAAGTHLVYSQAPPPPMTSAPPPITPPPGHLIAQLPPYMNHPPPGPPPPQHGGPPVNVSAPPPHHYNPNALPKFSEDQGTLSPPFTQPGGMSPGIWPAPRGPPPPPRMQGPPSQAPLPGPHHPDQARYRPYYQ; the protein is encoded by the exons ACAATGACTTGCAAGGCACAAATAGTTCTGGAGCTTTGGGTGGTCTTGATGTTCGTCGGCGTATCCCTATAAAGCTCATCTCCAAACAGACCAACAAAGCAAAACCCACACCACCTCGTCCTACAAGAAATATGAATAGGGTACCTTCAAAGGCTGGTGAAGAAG AGTTTGACTACAATGAAGAAGAACGGTATGAATGCAAAGGCGCTGATGTGTTTAGTAATCAACGAAGGTTCCCTGGGCACCTCTTCTGGGATTTCAAG ATAAATTTACTTGGAGAGAAGGATGACACCCCAGTCCATTTCTGTGACAAATGTGGGCTACCCATTAAAATGTATGGACGCATG atacCCTGCAAACATGTTTTCTGCTATGAGTGTGCTCTTTTACACGAGAAGAAAGGTGACAAGATGTGTCCAGG CTGTAATGAGCCAGTGCAGCGAATTGAGCAGTGTGTACGCGGGTCTCTCTTCATGTGTAGTATTGTGCAAGGGTGCAAGAGAACATACTTATCTCAGAGGGACTTACAGGCTCACATCAACCACCGTCATATGAGAGCTGGCAAGCCGGTCGCGCGCCCTCCGCTAGAACCTGTTCATCCTCCGATCgctcctcctcctgctgaaaTCCCTGAGCGGTTCATAATGCCACCCGATAAGCATCACCTGAGCCACATGCCACCAAAGCAGCACATCCTGATGCCACCGCCGCCATTGCAGCACGTGCCACACGAGCATTACAACCAGCCCCACGAAGACATTCGGGCGTCCCCGGCGGAGATGTCCATGGCTCCGCCTCCCCCTCGTCCGGTCAGCCAAGACACCTTTCGCATTTCAACAAGAAAGCACAGCAATCTTATCACTGTCCCCATCCAGGATGATTCAAACTCTGGTACTCGAGAACCACCTCCACCCGCCCCAGCACCTGCTCACCATCATCCTGAATATCAGGCCCAACCAGTGGTATCCCACCCGCATCATATTATGCCCCCCCAGCAACATTatgcacctccccctcccccacctccacCAATAAGTCACCCAATGCAGCATCCTCCCCAGGCTGCAGGTACTCATCTGGTGTACAGTCAAGCACCACCTCCCCCAATGACCTCTGCTCCCCCACCCATAACCCCTCCCCCTGGACACCTTATTGCACAGCTTCCACCATATATGAATCATCCTCCTCCTGGGCCGCCACCACCTCAGCATGGTGGCCCCCCCGTCAATGTAAGCGCACCCCCTCCCCACCATTACAACCCCAATGCTTTGCCAAAATTCAGTGAAGACCAAGGAACTCTCAGTCCTCCCTTCACTCAGCCAGGGGGAATGAGCCCAGGCATATGGCCAGCTCCAAGagggccaccaccaccaccaagaatGCAAGGTCCGCCTTCTCAAGCACCACTTCCTGGACCGCATCATCCCGACCAAGCCAGATACAGGCCATACTATCAATGA